GAATCAGTTGAAAGGGGTGAATTGATAATGTCAATAGCTGAAAAATTGAGAGAAGAAGGAATTGAAAAAGGCAAACTTGAAGAAAGAAAAGAATTAGTATTAGAAATACTAAACCAAAGATTTGGAAAAGAATTTAATAAAGAGTTAGAAGGAAAAATAAGAAAAGCAAACGAAGAAGTGATTAATAAGATAAAGAAAAATATTTTAAAAGTAACCATCGAAGAATTGAAAGAAATATTGAAATAAAAACTCTTTGTATGGAGATCCACTTTTAAAAGGGGTGGATAAGAGGAAGGCAGGGTAAAAAATATCTTTGGCTATAAATAATGAATTAGTAGAATGGACACTCTACCTGGGCATACCCAATAAAACAAAATTGAAATTTTTGTATGTATAACGTAAACCCTTGTTTTAAAAATCAAAAACAAAACCTTGAGACGAGCTGCGGCACGTCTTTAAATTTAAAATGGAGGTGTAGTTTGTGCAAATAGATAGACAAAAAATCATTAAAGATTTAGTCGTAAAAACTAACTCTAAAATAGTTTTGTTTGTTATGGATGGTTTAGGAGATTTGCCAAAAAATGGTAAAACTCCATTACAAGCAGCAAATACTCCAAATATGGATTCTTTAGCTAAGGAGAGTGATTTGGGACAAAGTGTACCTGTTTTACCGGGCATTACTCCTGGAAGTGGCCCAGGTCATTTATCTTTGTTTGGCTATGATCCCTTAAAGTATCAAATAGGTAGGGGTATTCTTGAAGCTTTAGGTTTAGGAATAGATGTAGGTGAAAAAGATGTTGTTGCAAGAGGTAACTTTGCAACCATAAAAGATGGTATTATTGTAGATAGAAGAGCTGGAAGACCTTCAAGCGAAGAATCTAAAAAAGTTGTAGATATACTTTCAGAAAAAATAAAGAAAGTAGATGATGTTGAAATTAATTTTTATCCTGGCAAAGAACATAGATTCGTTGTAAAATTTACAGGGGAAGGTTTATTTGATGAAGTTTCAGATGCGGATCCACAAAGAGAAGGTTCGCCTATGGAATGGGCTAAAGCAACAAACCCTGATTCTGAAAAAATGGCAAATATTGTCAATAAATTAATTAAACAAATTGGAGAAGTACTAAAAGATCAACCTAAGATGAATTTTGCGTTATTGAGAGGGTTTTCAAAACATCCTATAATTCCATCTTTTGAAGAAGTATACAAATTAAAGGCTGCTGCTATAGCTACTTATCCAATGTATAAAGGTTTGTCTAAATTAGTAGGTATGGAAGTTTTAGAAGCCGGTCAAACTTTAGAAGATGAAGTTCAATCATTAAAAGATAATTGGGAAAAATACGACTTTTTTTATTTTCATGTAAAAAAGACAGATTCTTATGGGGAAGACGGAAATTTTGAAG
Above is a genomic segment from Petrotoga sp. 9PWA.NaAc.5.4 containing:
- a CDS encoding 2,3-bisphosphoglycerate-independent phosphoglycerate mutase — protein: MDRQKIIKDLVVKTNSKIVLFVMDGLGDLPKNGKTPLQAANTPNMDSLAKESDLGQSVPVLPGITPGSGPGHLSLFGYDPLKYQIGRGILEALGLGIDVGEKDVVARGNFATIKDGIIVDRRAGRPSSEESKKVVDILSEKIKKVDDVEINFYPGKEHRFVVKFTGEGLFDEVSDADPQREGSPMEWAKATNPDSEKMANIVNKLIKQIGEVLKDQPKMNFALLRGFSKHPIIPSFEEVYKLKAAAIATYPMYKGLSKLVGMEVLEAGQTLEDEVQSLKDNWEKYDFFYFHVKKTDSYGEDGNFEEKVKVIESVDEILKEVLSLNPDVLIITGDHSTPSLMKSHSWHPVPVLLHSKYVRKGLSVSFDEYECARGSLGTISGSDIMTLALANAEKLEKYGA